The following DNA comes from Enterocloster bolteae.
ATACAGTCTCCATCCAAATGTACTTGGCTTGGCAAATGGAGAATATGTCACAGACGTGCGTCTGGAATTCCCGAAGGCAAGCCCTGGCTTCAAGATGCTTGAAAATATGTCTGTATTCTGTCAGGTAATGCCGAATATGCCGAAAGATTACCGTATCGTCAATAGAGCAGATGTAGGCGGAAGATACGGCAACGAATGGGAAAGCGCAAAGACCAGCTGGAACACAACGGTGTGGACTGTGAATACACCGCCAGTAACGCTTCCCAAAACAGGTTATTAAAAATATGATTTCTGGGGCAGTCGGAAGACTGCCCCTTTTCTACGAAAGGAGAGAAGAACAATGGCAGTAAGATGGAAAAGAGTATTTTTGCTGACAGTGGTTGTGCTTATGGCAGTGATTATATTTGCACCGCCAGTATTTGCGGCACCAGATAGTGGTCAGGTTTCCACAGCCATTGAAAGCACTTGGAAAACAGCAGCAACACAGATTAAAACCGTAACCAATAACGTTATCTTTCCAGTGGTGGATTGTGTGCTGGCGATCCTGCTTTTTGTCAAATTAGCTATGGCTTACTTTGATTACAAAAAACATGGCGAATTTGATTTTGCACCAGTGGCAATCTTGTTCTTTGGTCTGGTGTTTGCCATTACAGCACCGACTTATATCTGGAATATTCTTGGAATTTGAAAAAGAAAGGAGCTGAAATTATGGGATGCTGGGGTGTAAAAGCATTTGAATCAGATGAAGGTCTGGATGCCTTGGAATGGATCAGAAACCATATTCCGGAAGACGGCTGTCTGCGCTTAAAGGAATTGTTGGAACAGCTGAAATTAGACGAATGGTGCAGACCGCCTGCCGCGGAAAACGGAGAGTCCCACAGCAGTACAATGCTGATTGCGGAACTGATGGAAAGCTTTCAAAATGGTACTATAGAAGAATGGGAGTATCTCCCGAATAACCCCTTTGAAAAAGTGGTTTCGTTTCTTGTGGAAAAGGAATCCGTTAAAGAGATGTGCGAGTATCTTTCCAAAACATTGGAATCCGCAAGAAAAAATACGCAGGACAATCAATGGAACGGGTGGTTTGAAGAAACCAACTGGAACAAATGGCAGGAACATATGGAAAGCCTGATTGAAACTATGCGTAAAATTTTGGAGCAAGACGGAGAGGTGCTGGACTTGATACCACAGACAAAACAAGAGATTTCAGAGGAACACATAGAAGGTGGTATGAACATGGAATAACAGAAAGCGAAGGTGATGAAAAATATGTTTGGCTTGGACTTTGCCGTAGACGGTGTGCTGGATCAGTTCTGTGACTGGATCTACGGCAAACTGATCACATTCTTCGGTGAGTTTTTCAGTATGATCAATATGATGGGGGCGGAACTTTTTGAGCTGGATTGGATCAAAGCAATCCTGCTCTTTTTTTATTATTTCGCCTGGGCGTTGTATATCGTTGGTATTGTAGTGGCTGTGTTTGACACAGCCATTGATGCACGGAGAGGAAAAGGAAGTTTTCAGGACTTGGCGTTAAATATCATCAAAGGTTTTTTCGCCGTCAGCCTGTTTACTGTAGTACCTATCGACCTTTATGTCTTCTGCATTAATCTGTCAAATGAACTGATTGGTGCCATTGCTGGTATGTCGGATTCACCAGGAAAACTTGGTGCCATTGCCACTATGGTGCTGGGCAGCTTTGAAACGCCTGGTGCCAATGTGGTGGTGTCTATCGTGTTTGTCATACTGATTGGATATGCGGTCATCAAAGTGTTTTTCGCAAACTTAAAACGAGGCGGTATCCTTCTTGTCATGATGGCAACTGGCAGTCTTTATCTGTTCAGTGTACCAAGAGGATACAGCGACGGATTCGTGTCTTGGTGCAAACAGGTAGCTGCTCTCTGCCTGACAGCGTTTTTACAGACCATTGTACTGGTTGCAGGGCTAGTTACTTATAACGCAAATATGCTGCTTGGCATCGGATTGATGCTTTCCAGCACAGAGGTACCGAGAATAGCACAGAACTTTGGATTGGATACCAGTATGCGTTTCAACGCAATGAGTACGGTATATTCCGTAAATTCCGTAGTCAATATGGCACGTAATGTAGGAAGAATCGCAAGCAGATGACCTGAAAAATTATTATAAAGGAGTGAGTTCTATGAAGTGGGTAGATAATGGGAGAAGAATGGCGGAAAGAGCAAAAGAACTGTTCCCACCAGGTACCAGAATTCAGCTGATCCACATGGATGATCCATATAATCCGATACCTGACGGAACAAGAGGAACGGTCAAGTTCGTGGATGATATGGGGACCGTATTTCCAGATTGGGATAACGGCAGAGGTCTTGGTGTGGTATACGGTGAGGACAGTTTCCGAAAGCTCACACCAGAAGAATTGTTGGAAGAACAGCAGAAAGAAGACATAAATCAAGACACAGATATGGGTATGAACATGGGAATGTAAGGGAGGTTTTTGAAATGAAACTGGTATATATCTGTTCTCCATTAAGAGGAGAACCGGAAAAAAACATAGCAAAGGCGAACGAATACGCCAGAGAAGAAGCAATGAAAGGCAACTGTGCCATCGCACCACATTGTGTTTTCACACAGTTTTTGAACGATGAAGTGCCAGATGAACGCTGGCTCGGGCAGGAAATGGGGAAAGCACTTCTTTGCAGGTGTGATGAACTTTTGGTTTGCGGCAGCATCATTTCGGAAGGAATGCGTGAGGAAATCAAAATTGCCTATGAGAACGGCATTACTGTTTTAGGCAGAGATTTGTCCATTGCGGATATCGAAGATGCGGTGTTTGGAGAAACAGAACAGTGCTGTGAGATGGTATAAAAGGCAGGTGAGAAGCAATGTATATCTACCCAGAAAACCTGAAAGGCAAAAGCACCATGTTCCTTTGGACATTGCGAGATATGCTGATTATCATCATAGGTGCAGTCCTGTCAGCTGTCTTTGCGGCAGCTTTGGACTGGATTGTGCCTGGTGTTCTTATTGGCGTGTTCGCCTTTTTGACACTGCGTATTGATAACGAACTGAATATCTCGGACTACATCCGCTTTGCCTTTCGATTTTTTGTGACAACACAACAGATTTTTTATTGGAGGTTTGCCGATGACAAGAATGAGAATTGGAAAGAAGAAATCTACCAGAGAAGAAATAGGCGCCAGAAATATTGACGGGGTTGGCGTGGAAACATACGGCAATGAGTATCTGGTTTACTTTCTGGTACAGCCGGATAACATTGCGGTACTATCAGAAACAGCAGTAAAAACAAAAATCATAGCGATGTCCAGTGTCATCAAAGGACTGGACTCCATTGAGTTTTCCTGCATCAATTCCAGAGAAAACTTCGACCAGAACAAAATGTTTTACAAAGAGCGTCTGGAGGAAGAAGAAAGCCCCAAGGTACGAGAAATATTGGAAAAAGACCTGATCCATCTGGACAGAGTACAGATACAGACGGCTTCCGCAAGGGAGTTTTTGTTTATCCTCCGCTTTCGCAACTATAATCCAGAAACAAATGAAGTACAGACAGGCATCAGCAGAATGACGAAGCTGTTGAAGGATGCAGGATTTTCCTACTGTCAGGCAAGTAAGGAGGACATCAAAAGGCTCTATGCCGTTTATTTCGTACAGAATATCACGCAAGTTTATTTCGATGATTATGACGGCGAGAGATTTGTAAAGGAGGATGAATACCGTTGAAAATCAGCAGAACAAAGAAAACAAAAGCCTATATTCCCAAAACGGAAGAAGAAAAAGAGCAGGTCAGGATCAAAGAGTTTTTGGATATGTGCGCGCCTTCTGTGCTGAAGTTCTACCCTGATTACTATATCTGCGGCAGCAGTTTCAGAAGCACATGGGTGGTGCGTGAATATCCAACGGACACAGAAGAACAGGCATTGCTCAGGCATTTGGGTGACCGTTCCGGCGTTACATTAAGAGTTTATACCAGACACGTTACACCAGCGGAGGAAAGAAAAATCATTTCCAACGCAGCCAGCAGGAACAGAATGAACCGTTCTTCTGGCAACATCCAAAAGGAGATTATTGCAGAGTCAAACTTAAACGATGTCATGAACTTAATCGCACAGATGCACAGGGACAGAGAACCATTGGTACACTGTGCTGTATTCATTGAAATATCAACGCCCACACTGGAGAAGCTGAAAGAAATGCAGGCAGAAGTGGAGGCGGAGCTGACACGCTCTAAGATATCTGTAGATAAATTATTTCTAAGACAGAAAGAAGGCTTCGAGAGTACACAGCCATGCGGAAACAATGCTTTCCATGAGCAGTTCGAAAGAGTCATACCAGCAAGTAGTGCTGCCAATCTCTATCCATTCAACTATTCAGGAAAAGCCGATCCGCAAGGCTTTTATATCGGACATGACAAATATGGAAGCAACCTTTTCATTGATTTTCAAAGAAGAACAGATGACAAGACAAATGCCAACATACTAATACTTGGCAACAGCGGACAGGGCAAAAGCTATCTCATGAAACTGCTCCTTTGCAACATGAGAGAAAGTGGAATGGATATCGTCTGCCTTGATCCTGAACTTGAGTACAAAGATTTGGCAGTCAATATGGATGGCTGTTATATCGACTTGATGGAGGGAGAGTACATCATCAACATACTGGAACCAAAACGCTGGGAGGAAGACAGCGGTTCCGTACTGCCAAGGCATATTTCATTCCTTCGTGATTTTTTTCGTGCCTATAAAGACTTTACCAGTGCGGAGATTGATGTTCTAGAAATCTTTCTGGAGAAATTATATGAAAGCAAAGGTATTAAAGAAGATACTGACTTTTCAGGATTAAAACACACAGACTACCCAGTACTGTCAGATTTATATCATCTGGCAG
Coding sequences within:
- a CDS encoding DUF3852 domain-containing protein, giving the protein MAVRWKRVFLLTVVVLMAVIIFAPPVFAAPDSGQVSTAIESTWKTAATQIKTVTNNVIFPVVDCVLAILLFVKLAMAYFDYKKHGEFDFAPVAILFFGLVFAITAPTYIWNILGI
- a CDS encoding DUF4259 domain-containing protein, with the protein product MGCWGVKAFESDEGLDALEWIRNHIPEDGCLRLKELLEQLKLDEWCRPPAAENGESHSSTMLIAELMESFQNGTIEEWEYLPNNPFEKVVSFLVEKESVKEMCEYLSKTLESARKNTQDNQWNGWFEETNWNKWQEHMESLIETMRKILEQDGEVLDLIPQTKQEISEEHIEGGMNME
- a CDS encoding conjugal transfer protein TrbL family protein — its product is MFGLDFAVDGVLDQFCDWIYGKLITFFGEFFSMINMMGAELFELDWIKAILLFFYYFAWALYIVGIVVAVFDTAIDARRGKGSFQDLALNIIKGFFAVSLFTVVPIDLYVFCINLSNELIGAIAGMSDSPGKLGAIATMVLGSFETPGANVVVSIVFVILIGYAVIKVFFANLKRGGILLVMMATGSLYLFSVPRGYSDGFVSWCKQVAALCLTAFLQTIVLVAGLVTYNANMLLGIGLMLSSTEVPRIAQNFGLDTSMRFNAMSTVYSVNSVVNMARNVGRIASR
- a CDS encoding DUF4314 domain-containing protein yields the protein MKWVDNGRRMAERAKELFPPGTRIQLIHMDDPYNPIPDGTRGTVKFVDDMGTVFPDWDNGRGLGVVYGEDSFRKLTPEELLEEQQKEDINQDTDMGMNMGM
- a CDS encoding DUF4406 domain-containing protein, translating into MKLVYICSPLRGEPEKNIAKANEYAREEAMKGNCAIAPHCVFTQFLNDEVPDERWLGQEMGKALLCRCDELLVCGSIISEGMREEIKIAYENGITVLGRDLSIADIEDAVFGETEQCCEMV
- a CDS encoding VirB4 family type IV secretion system protein — encoded protein: MKISRTKKTKAYIPKTEEEKEQVRIKEFLDMCAPSVLKFYPDYYICGSSFRSTWVVREYPTDTEEQALLRHLGDRSGVTLRVYTRHVTPAEERKIISNAASRNRMNRSSGNIQKEIIAESNLNDVMNLIAQMHRDREPLVHCAVFIEISTPTLEKLKEMQAEVEAELTRSKISVDKLFLRQKEGFESTQPCGNNAFHEQFERVIPASSAANLYPFNYSGKADPQGFYIGHDKYGSNLFIDFQRRTDDKTNANILILGNSGQGKSYLMKLLLCNMRESGMDIVCLDPELEYKDLAVNMDGCYIDLMEGEYIINILEPKRWEEDSGSVLPRHISFLRDFFRAYKDFTSAEIDVLEIFLEKLYESKGIKEDTDFSGLKHTDYPVLSDLYHLAEQELNQYEERKGNIYTRETVRDLCLKLKSICIGADSKFFNGHTNITSNRFICFGTKGITDADTAIRNAMLFNVLSFMSDALLSKGNTAAFIDELYLFLTNMTAIEYIRNAMKRVRKKGSAVIIASQNIEDFNRADVREMTKPMFAIPTHQFLFNPGNISKKEYMEMLRLDDCLFDLISSPLRGVCVFRHGSEVYHLVVKAPQYKEDLFGSAGGK